Part of the Patescibacteria group bacterium genome is shown below.
TCCAATTTTATTATATCATTCTTCAATAGTTTTTGTAATTCAGAATCCGTTTTTATCATAGCCGTAATTCTTGGTAAATGATACTTGTTTGAAATAATAATAGTTTGTTTTATATTGTTGTTATGGATAATTTTTTTTATTTCTTTGAGTTGTTGCCATGTATTGTTGGAATTTTTCTCTTCAATAATTTTTTGATTTGGAACTCCTAAACTAATTAATTCTTTTTTAATTACTTCGGATATATTGGGTGCGCCCGGGATATTTTTATATTGCCCTTTTCCGCCCGATGTTATTATTAAATTATCTATATTTTCTTTATATAAATAATGACC
Proteins encoded:
- a CDS encoding YdcF family protein, with the protein product MDKAIVILSGGLYKNKNFSWRTTTFDEGDNFGADGSMIRVIAGHYLYKENIDNLIITSGGKGQYKNIPGAPNISEVIKKELISLGVPNQKIIEEKNSNNTWQQLKEIKKIIHNNNIKQTIIISNKYHLPRITAMIKTDSELQKLLKNDIIKLESAEDILLKYSPKQWKTTIEKAYKSKKIKKRIELEKQGVKDINNGVYRLK